A single window of Nicotiana tomentosiformis chromosome 1, ASM39032v3, whole genome shotgun sequence DNA harbors:
- the LOC104097520 gene encoding uncharacterized protein, with product MARPLSTIFKSTKPHILKPQKPTNFESLKPANLKISSSSNSIASSSSSSKLKKTRKCVAANSQLPSSSNPLGNGSELATSCKLPASDSTKSNNSRKFKKIKSLWCVYLILSTNSPIKTYVGVTTNISRRLKQHNGELKGGAKSSRSGRPWICACLIRGFEGRSEACAFESKWKQVSRKLPRKRKTTEEQKPEDNGSFALLQHRHAALDCVQCLMIDCSHLNIDWRSDLIN from the exons ATGGCTAGGCCCTTATCAACAATCTTCAAATCAACGAAACCCCATATTCTGAAACCACAAAAACCCACAAATTTTGAATCCTTGAAGCCTGCTAACCTAAAAATTTCCTCTTCTTCAAATTCAATAGCATCTTCCTCAAGTTCcagcaaattgaagaaaacaagAAAGTGTGTTGCTGCAAACTCACAGCTGCCCTCTTCTTCAAATCCCTTAGGAAATGGGTCGGAATTAGCAACGAGCTGTAAATTGCCAGCTTCAGATTCAACGAAATCCAATAATTcaagaaaattcaaaaaaatcaaGTCTTTATGGTGTGTATACCTTATTCTCTCCACAAATTCACCTATTAAGACCTATGTTGGTGTCACCACCAATATCTCTCGTCG ACTGAAACAACATAATGGTGAACTAAAAGGGGGGGCAAAGTCATCTCGCTCGGGAAGACCTTGGATTTGTGCCTGCCTCATTCGAGGATTTGAGGGCAGAAGTGAAG CTTGTGCGTTTGAATCAAAATGGAAGCAAGTTTCAAGAAAACTGCCCCGTAAAAGAAAGACTACTGAGGAGCAGAAGCCAGAAGATAATGGATCTTTTGCATTATTGCAGCATAGACATGCAGCTCTGGATTGCGTTCAATGTTTGATGATCGACTGCAGTCACTTAAATATTGATTGGCGTTCTGATTTAATAAATTGA